In the Hyphomicrobiales bacterium genome, one interval contains:
- a CDS encoding terminase large subunit, with amino-acid sequence MEYYYDAGLAESAVQFFPRYLCLTEGEWAGRPFYLSKHQADHVRQIFGWRRKSDGLRRYRRVRWWEPRKNGKTELAAGIGHMLLMGDGEPGAQIFSCATDKSQAKISFERASKMVSFSPELAQHIEPNQTGLFCPSLMGSWRPLSGIPKGKHGLNPHCIIGDEAHEWRDSRLHTFLVQGMGARRQPLDFIISTAGERVGFGWELWNTSVKIRDGIIEDPETYVVIYCADQDDDWTDPAIWAKANPNLGTSLKLSYLEDQCRQAMESPRLENDFKRYHLNLWVEQAVRWLPMDHWRQCSDYSKADEAWRTLGNSLKGRTCYAGLDLASTSDITALVLWFPPLGNERPVILCRFFVPEEAITVRSRRDRVPYDLWKRSGALIATPGNVTDYDFVKEQIFRDAADFRIEKLGFDPWNATQLSIQLKGEGLPVEEYRQGFGSLNAPSKELERLVMSHAIEHGHHPVLEWMASNVAITSDAAGNIKAAKDKSTEKIDGIAACVVALGVGWKPAEPKATIDGMLA; translated from the coding sequence ATGGAATACTATTACGACGCGGGACTGGCCGAGAGTGCGGTGCAGTTCTTCCCGCGCTACCTGTGCCTGACGGAAGGTGAGTGGGCCGGACGGCCCTTCTATCTGTCGAAGCACCAGGCCGATCACGTGCGCCAGATCTTCGGATGGCGGCGCAAATCGGACGGCCTGCGCCGCTACCGCCGCGTGCGCTGGTGGGAGCCGCGCAAGAACGGCAAGACCGAACTCGCCGCCGGCATCGGCCACATGCTGCTGATGGGCGACGGCGAACCCGGTGCGCAGATCTTCAGCTGCGCCACGGACAAGAGCCAGGCGAAGATTTCCTTCGAGCGCGCCTCGAAGATGGTGAGCTTCTCGCCGGAGCTTGCCCAGCACATCGAACCGAACCAGACCGGGTTGTTCTGCCCGAGCCTGATGGGATCGTGGCGGCCGCTCTCGGGCATTCCCAAGGGCAAGCACGGCCTGAACCCGCACTGCATCATCGGCGACGAGGCGCATGAATGGCGCGACTCCCGCCTGCACACCTTTCTCGTCCAGGGCATGGGCGCACGCCGCCAGCCCCTCGACTTCATCATCTCGACGGCGGGAGAGCGCGTCGGCTTCGGCTGGGAGCTGTGGAACACATCGGTGAAGATCCGCGATGGCATCATCGAGGACCCCGAGACCTATGTGGTGATCTACTGCGCCGACCAGGACGACGACTGGACCGATCCGGCAATCTGGGCGAAGGCCAACCCGAACCTCGGCACCTCGCTCAAGCTCTCCTACCTCGAAGACCAGTGCCGGCAGGCCATGGAAAGCCCGCGCCTCGAGAACGACTTCAAGCGCTATCACCTGAACCTGTGGGTAGAACAGGCGGTGCGCTGGCTGCCCATGGACCACTGGCGCCAGTGCTCGGACTACAGCAAGGCGGATGAAGCCTGGCGCACGTTGGGCAACAGCCTCAAGGGCCGGACCTGCTATGCCGGGCTCGATCTTGCGAGCACCTCGGACATCACCGCACTGGTGTTGTGGTTTCCGCCGCTCGGCAACGAACGGCCGGTGATCCTCTGCCGCTTCTTCGTGCCCGAAGAGGCGATCACGGTGCGCTCGCGCCGCGACCGCGTGCCCTATGACCTGTGGAAGCGCTCGGGCGCACTCATCGCCACCCCGGGCAACGTGACGGACTATGATTTCGTCAAGGAACAGATCTTCCGCGATGCGGCCGACTTCCGCATCGAGAAGCTGGGGTTCGACCCGTGGAACGCCACGCAACTGAGCATCCAGCTCAAGGGCGAGGGTTTGCCGGTGGAGGAATACCGGCAGGGCTTCGGCTCGCTCAACGCGCCTTCGAAGGAACTGGAACGCCTGGTGATGAGCCATGCGATCGAGCACGGCCACCACCCGGTTCTGGAATGGATGGCCTCCAACGTGGCGATCACCTCGGACGCGGCCGGCAACATCAAGGCCGCCAAGGACAAGTCGACGGAGAAGATCGACGGCATCGCCGCCTGCGTGGTGGCGCTCGGCGTCGGCTGGAAGCCCGCCGAACCCAAGGCAACAATCGACGGAATGCTGGCCTGA